The Phacochoerus africanus isolate WHEZ1 chromosome 15, ROS_Pafr_v1, whole genome shotgun sequence genome has a segment encoding these proteins:
- the RPS24 gene encoding 40S ribosomal protein S24 isoform X5: MNDTVTIRTRKFMTNRLLQRKQMVIDVLHPGKATVPKTEIREKLAKMYKTTPDVIFVFGFRTHFGGGKTTGFGMIYDSLDYAKKNEPKHRLARHGLYEKKKTSRKQRKERKNRMKKVRGTAKANVGAGKKK, from the exons ATG AACGACACAGTCACTATCCGGACCAGGAAGTTCATGACCAACCGACTacttcagcggaaacaaatg GTCATTGATGTCCTTCACCCTGGGAAGGCAACGGTACCTAAGACAGAAATTCGGGAAAAACTAGCCAAAATGTACAAGACTACACCAGATGTCATCTTTGTCTTTGGATTCAGAACCCATTTTGGTGGTGGCAAGACAACCGGCTTTGGCATGATTTATGATTCCTTGGATTATGCAAAGAAAAATGAGCCCAAACACAGGCTTGCAAGA cacGGCTTGTATGAGAAGAAAAAGACctcaagaaaacagagaaaagaacgCAAGAACAGGATGAAGAAAGTTAGGGGAACTGCAAAGGCCAATGTTGGTGCTGGCAAAAAG AAGTGA
- the RPS24 gene encoding 40S ribosomal protein S24 isoform X4 gives MNDTVTIRTRKFMTNRLLQRKQMVIDVLHPGKATVPKTEIREKLAKMYKTTPDVIFVFGFRTHFGGGKTTGFGMIYDSLDYAKKNEPKHRLARHGLYEKKKTSRKQRKERKNRMKKVRGTAKANVGAGKKK, from the exons ATG AACGACACAGTCACTATCCGGACCAGGAAGTTCATGACCAACCGACTacttcagcggaaacaaatg GTCATTGATGTCCTTCACCCTGGGAAGGCAACGGTACCTAAGACAGAAATTCGGGAAAAACTAGCCAAAATGTACAAGACTACACCAGATGTCATCTTTGTCTTTGGATTCAGAACCCATTTTGGTGGTGGCAAGACAACCGGCTTTGGCATGATTTATGATTCCTTGGATTATGCAAAGAAAAATGAGCCCAAACACAGGCTTGCAAGA cacGGCTTGTATGAGAAGAAAAAGACctcaagaaaacagagaaaagaacgCAAGAACAGGATGAAGAAAGTTAGGGGAACTGCAAAGGCCAATGTTGGTGCTGGCAAAAAG AAATGA
- the RPS24 gene encoding 40S ribosomal protein S24 isoform X3: MNDTVTIRTRKFMTNRLLQRKQMVIDVLHPGKATVPKTEIREKLAKMYKTTPDVIFVFGFRTHFGGGKTTGFGMIYDSLDYAKKNEPKHRLARHGLYEKKKTSRKQRKERKNRMKKVRGTAKANVGAGKKK; the protein is encoded by the exons ATG AACGACACAGTCACTATCCGGACCAGGAAGTTCATGACCAACCGACTacttcagcggaaacaaatg GTCATTGATGTCCTTCACCCTGGGAAGGCAACGGTACCTAAGACAGAAATTCGGGAAAAACTAGCCAAAATGTACAAGACTACACCAGATGTCATCTTTGTCTTTGGATTCAGAACCCATTTTGGTGGTGGCAAGACAACCGGCTTTGGCATGATTTATGATTCCTTGGATTATGCAAAGAAAAATGAGCCCAAACACAGGCTTGCAAGA cacGGCTTGTATGAGAAGAAAAAGACctcaagaaaacagagaaaagaacgCAAGAACAGGATGAAGAAAGTTAGGGGAACTGCAAAGGCCAATGTTGGTGCTGGCAAAAAG AAG TGA
- the RPS24 gene encoding 40S ribosomal protein S24 isoform X2: protein MNDTVTIRTRKFMTNRLLQRKQMVIDVLHPGKATVPKTEIREKLAKMYKTTPDVIFVFGFRTHFGGGKTTGFGMIYDSLDYAKKNEPKHRLARHGLYEKKKTSRKQRKERKNRMKKVRGTAKANVGAGKKKE from the exons ATG AACGACACAGTCACTATCCGGACCAGGAAGTTCATGACCAACCGACTacttcagcggaaacaaatg GTCATTGATGTCCTTCACCCTGGGAAGGCAACGGTACCTAAGACAGAAATTCGGGAAAAACTAGCCAAAATGTACAAGACTACACCAGATGTCATCTTTGTCTTTGGATTCAGAACCCATTTTGGTGGTGGCAAGACAACCGGCTTTGGCATGATTTATGATTCCTTGGATTATGCAAAGAAAAATGAGCCCAAACACAGGCTTGCAAGA cacGGCTTGTATGAGAAGAAAAAGACctcaagaaaacagagaaaagaacgCAAGAACAGGATGAAGAAAGTTAGGGGAACTGCAAAGGCCAATGTTGGTGCTGGCAAAAAG AAGGAGTAA
- the RPS24 gene encoding 40S ribosomal protein S24 isoform X1 has translation MNDTVTIRTRKFMTNRLLQRKQMVIDVLHPGKATVPKTEIREKLAKMYKTTPDVIFVFGFRTHFGGGKTTGFGMIYDSLDYAKKNEPKHRLARHGLYEKKKTSRKQRKERKNRMKKVRGTAKANVGAGKKKK, from the exons ATG AACGACACAGTCACTATCCGGACCAGGAAGTTCATGACCAACCGACTacttcagcggaaacaaatg GTCATTGATGTCCTTCACCCTGGGAAGGCAACGGTACCTAAGACAGAAATTCGGGAAAAACTAGCCAAAATGTACAAGACTACACCAGATGTCATCTTTGTCTTTGGATTCAGAACCCATTTTGGTGGTGGCAAGACAACCGGCTTTGGCATGATTTATGATTCCTTGGATTATGCAAAGAAAAATGAGCCCAAACACAGGCTTGCAAGA cacGGCTTGTATGAGAAGAAAAAGACctcaagaaaacagagaaaagaacgCAAGAACAGGATGAAGAAAGTTAGGGGAACTGCAAAGGCCAATGTTGGTGCTGGCAAAAAG AAG AAATGA
- the RPS24 gene encoding 40S ribosomal protein S24 isoform X6 has protein sequence MNDTVTIRTRKFMTNRLLQRKQMVIDVLHPGKATVPKTEIREKLAKMYKTTPDVIFVFGFRTHFGGGKTTGFGMIYDSLDYAKKNEPKHRLARHGLYEKKKTSRKQRKERKNRMKKVRGTAKANVGAGKK, from the exons ATG AACGACACAGTCACTATCCGGACCAGGAAGTTCATGACCAACCGACTacttcagcggaaacaaatg GTCATTGATGTCCTTCACCCTGGGAAGGCAACGGTACCTAAGACAGAAATTCGGGAAAAACTAGCCAAAATGTACAAGACTACACCAGATGTCATCTTTGTCTTTGGATTCAGAACCCATTTTGGTGGTGGCAAGACAACCGGCTTTGGCATGATTTATGATTCCTTGGATTATGCAAAGAAAAATGAGCCCAAACACAGGCTTGCAAGA cacGGCTTGTATGAGAAGAAAAAGACctcaagaaaacagagaaaagaacgCAAGAACAGGATGAAGAAAGTTAGGGGAACTGCAAAGGCCAATGTTGGTGCTGGCAAAAAG TGA